The nucleotide sequence CCAGGGTCACGCCCACGAGAAAGCTCACCAGGCTCACGATCGGCAGGGCCATCGCGCCGCATTGCTGCATCTCCTCCACGAAATCCGCCCAGCGGAAACGCCGCGGGGCCTTGAACACCCGCCCGATGCCGATGACGCACTCGCCGAAGAAATGGGTGAAGGACCGCGCCTTGTGCCAGGCGTCGAAGGTGGCGTCGCCCACCGCGGTGAAGAAGTTCTCCGACCGGTCGAAGGGCACGCTCGTCTCGTGCGAGACCGTCATCTGCCGCAGCAGCAGGTGCACGCGCTCCGGCAGTGCCGCGGTGTTGCAAAACGCGCCCGTGACCCGGCACCACTGCTGCACCTCGAAGACAAACAGCAGCAGCGCGCTATCCCAGTGCCCCAGCCCCGCGGCCTCCAGCACCACCTGCTTGGGCATCCGCCCGGCCAGCAGGGCCGTCCAACCCGGACGCGGCCCGGCAATGGACCAGTCGCCCGCAATCGCCACCTTGAGCGCCGTCCCCTCAAGGACGGCATCGGCACGGGCGGCGGTCTGGAGCAAAGCAGGCATGGACGGGATCAGTGTGTGCGCCATCGCCGGTCGCGCCAGACTGATTTTCCCGTACCCTTATCGGGGCTTTCTCCGACCTTCAGGGGCCGCGAAGCTACCCCCGCGGCTTGCGCAACACCGCCAGCTTGGTCTCGACCAGCTCGTAACCGATCCCGTGCTGCGCACAAAATTCCTCCACCGCCTGCCGTGAGCCGTCATAGACGTGGTCCGCCTGGCAGTCATCGACCACCACCAGACCGCCCGGGGCGAGCCGGGGCCAGAGCTTCGCCAGCCCGGCGACCGTCGGCAGGTAAAGGTCCACGTCGAGCAGGGCGAAACACAGGCGGGTGTCCGCGGGAAAATCAAAATCCTGGACGGCCGCCGCGTGGGTGCGGACCCGCGTGATGCCGTTGGCCCGCAGGTTGGCCTCGAACCAGGCCCGCGAGTTGACGGTGAACTTGTCCAGCGCGCGCCGTTCCTCCCGGCCGGACTTGCCCCGCACCGCCTGCTCGTGGGTGACATCGGCCGCCACGAATCCCCCGAAGGTGTCGATCGCCCAGTAACGCTTGGCCGGGGCGATGGCGTCGAGGTGCCGGTTCAGGAACACCGTCGTGTAACCCCGGTAGCAACCGATCTCGCAGAAATCCCCGTCCGCCGCCGCCGCCTCGGTGGCCAGCAGCGTCAGCCGGGCGAGCTGCCCGGGCGTGAAGGCGTACCGGTACTTGTAGAGCAGGTAGGACCGCAGCGGCGACCAGAACAGCGCCCGCTTCACCAGCCCGTCGAGCAGGATCTCCCAACGCGAGTTCGTCATGACCGGCCGTCCGATTTTCCCGGCCAGGGGGCCTGCGTGGCTGGCCGCGCGCGGGCCCGGTCCACCTGCAGCCGCAGGGCGTGCAGGGACACGAAGATGTCGCGCAGGAAATCCACCAGCGAGGCCGTGAGCAGCAGGATGCTCGCGGCGAACAGCGCGAGGATGACACCCTTCATCGACCAGCCGAACAAGGCGGCCCCGAAGAGCGCCACCACCTGCAGGCAGGACAGGAGCATGCTCAGCCCGTTGGAGGTCACCGCCCGGCGGATCAGCAGCGCCCGGCTCCACATGATGTCGAGCTGGCTCTCGAGGTGCTTCCGCTCGGCCGCATCGGCGGCCGGCATCAGCTCGGCCACCACCCGCGTGCGGTCCACGATGCGGGCCATGCGGTTGGTGAGCGTGATCATGAGCGCGCCCATGCCCGAGATCAGGATGACCGGCGTGATCGCCAGCTGGATGATCGGCAGGAGGGAGTTGAGCGATTCCATGGTCCCGACAGGTTTGCGGTTCCCCGCCGCCAGCGCAACCCTGAGCTCAAAGGCCGGCCAACCGGTTTAAAAATGCCTTTGGTCCGACGCCTTTTTGCCAAGGGATGCAATGGCTTTTGCCTCGCCCGCCGGCGGTGGCCCACGCGATGCTTGTGACCCTGTCATGCTCCCCGCTTGCGCCCTCTTTGACCTCGACGGTACCCTGATCGACCACTTCCGGGCGATCCACCGCTGCCACACGCACGCGATGACCACCCTCGGCCTGCCCCCCCCGACCATGGCCCAGGTGCGTGCGGCCGTCGGCGGCGGCGTCGAACTGGCCGCCGAACGCCTGGTCGGGCGCGAACTCAAGGCGGCCGCGCTGGCCGTCTACCGGCCCTATTGGGACGCCACGATGCTCCAGGATGTCGATCTCCTGCCCGGCGTCCTCGAGCTGCTCCGCGCCCTCCGGCAACACGGCACCCGCACCGCCGTCTTCACCAACAAACACGGCCCCTCCTCCCGCCTGACCTGTGACCACCTCGGCATCACGCCCCTGCTCGACGGGAATTTCGGCGCCACCGACACTCCCTGGCTGAAACCCGATCCCGCCTGGACCCGGCAAGTGCTGGCCCAGCTCGGCGCCCAGCCCGGCACGACCTTGCTGGTCGGCGACTCCCCCTTCGACGTCCAGACCGCCCAACACGCCGGCCTGGCCTTCATCGGCGTCACGACCGGCACGCACGACGCCGCGGAACTCCGCGCCGCCGGCGCCACCCGCGTCTGCGCCAACCTGCCCGAGGTCGCCCGCGAACTCGGGCTGTAGGTGGAGCGCGTTGCCCCAACGCGCTGCTGGTCCTCCTCTCCGCCACAGCTACCGCCCTAAGGGCAGTGCATTCCACCTCACGCCGCACACCCCAGCGCCACCGCCAGCGCGGCCGGCAGCGCCTGCACATAAAGGATCTTCCGTCCGACTGTGGCCGCACCGAAGATTCCCGCGATGATCACGCAGCCCAGGAAGAACAACCGGATCGCATAACCGTCCGCGCCGAGCGAAAGCCCCCATGCCAGCCCTGCCGCGAGAAACCCGTTGTACAGCCCCTGGTTCGCCGCGAGCGCCTTCGTCGCCTGCGCCTTTTCC is from Lacunisphaera limnophila and encodes:
- a CDS encoding TylF/MycF/NovP-related O-methyltransferase, with product MTNSRWEILLDGLVKRALFWSPLRSYLLYKYRYAFTPGQLARLTLLATEAAAADGDFCEIGCYRGYTTVFLNRHLDAIAPAKRYWAIDTFGGFVAADVTHEQAVRGKSGREERRALDKFTVNSRAWFEANLRANGITRVRTHAAAVQDFDFPADTRLCFALLDVDLYLPTVAGLAKLWPRLAPGGLVVVDDCQADHVYDGSRQAVEEFCAQHGIGYELVETKLAVLRKPRG
- a CDS encoding DUF2721 domain-containing protein encodes the protein MESLNSLLPIIQLAITPVILISGMGALMITLTNRMARIVDRTRVVAELMPAADAAERKHLESQLDIMWSRALLIRRAVTSNGLSMLLSCLQVVALFGAALFGWSMKGVILALFAASILLLTASLVDFLRDIFVSLHALRLQVDRARARPATQAPWPGKSDGRS
- a CDS encoding HAD family hydrolase, encoding MLPACALFDLDGTLIDHFRAIHRCHTHAMTTLGLPPPTMAQVRAAVGGGVELAAERLVGRELKAAALAVYRPYWDATMLQDVDLLPGVLELLRALRQHGTRTAVFTNKHGPSSRLTCDHLGITPLLDGNFGATDTPWLKPDPAWTRQVLAQLGAQPGTTLLVGDSPFDVQTAQHAGLAFIGVTTGTHDAAELRAAGATRVCANLPEVARELGL
- a CDS encoding DUF1304 domain-containing protein is translated as MQTAALIVTGLVALLHVYFLVLEMFLWTKPYGRRVFKLTEEKAQATKALAANQGLYNGFLAAGLAWGLSLGADGYAIRLFFLGCVIIAGIFGAATVGRKILYVQALPAALAVALGCAA